From Acomys russatus chromosome 2, mAcoRus1.1, whole genome shotgun sequence, one genomic window encodes:
- the Tcea1 gene encoding transcription elongation factor A protein 1, whose amino-acid sequence MEDEVVRIAKKMDKMVQKKNAAGALDLLKELKNIPMTLELLQSTRIGMSVNAIRKQSTDEEVTSLAKSLIKSWKKLLDGPSTDKDPEEKKKEPAISSQNSPEAREESSSSGNVSSRKDETNARDTYVSSFPRAPSTSDSVRLKCREMLAAALRTGDDYVAIGADEEELGSQIEEAIYQEIRNTDMKYKNRVRSRISNLKDAKNPNLRKNVLCGNIPPDLFARMTAEEMASDELKEMRKNLTKEAIREHQMAKTGGTQTDLFTCGKCKKKNCTYTQVQTRSADEPMTTFVVCNECGNRWKFC is encoded by the exons ATGGAGGACGAGGTGGTTCGCATTGCCAAGAAGATGGACAAGATGGTGCAGAAAAAGAACGCG gctGGTGCATTGGATTTGCTGAAAGAGCTTAAGAATATTCCCATGACCCTGGAATTATTACAG TCCACGAGAATTGGAATGTCTGTCAACGCTATTCGCAAGCAGAGTACAGATGAAGAAGTCACATCTTTAGCAAAATCTCTCATTAAATCCTGGAAAAAACTATTAG ATGGACCATCAACTGATAAAGAccctgaagaaaagaaaaaagaacctgcAATTTCATCACAGAATAGCCCTGAAGCAAGAGAAGAAAG TAGTTCCAGTGGCAATGTAAGCAGCAGAAAGGATGAGACAAATGCTCGAGATACTTACGTTTCATCTTTTCCTCGAGCACCAAGCACTTCTGATTCTGTGCGGTTAAAGTGTAGGGAGATGCTTGCTGCAGCTCTCCGGACAGGAG ATGACTATGTTGCTATTGGAGCTGATGAGGAAGAACTGGGATCGCAGATTGAGGAAG CTATATATCAAGAAATAAGAAATACAGAcatgaaatataaaaacagagtACGAAGTAGGATATCAAATCTTAAAGATGCAAAGAATccaaatttaaggaaaaatgtgCTGTGTGGGAATATTCCTCCTGACCTATTTGCTAGAATGACAGCAGAG GAAATGGCTAGTGATGAGCTCAAAGAGATGAGGAAAAACCTGACTAAAGAAGCCATCAGGGAGCATCAGATGGCCAAGACAGGTGGGACCCAGACTGACTTGTTCACATGTGgcaaatgtaaaaagaagaactgcacatacacacag GTGCAAACTCGTAGTGCTGATGAGCCAATGACAACATTTGTTGTATGCAATGAATGTGGAAACAGATGGAAG TTCTGTTGA